A section of the Nitrososphaerota archaeon genome encodes:
- a CDS encoding sulfurtransferase has product MTYAHPEVLVDTDYVSKNPPNTNLKLVEVDYDPENGYRKGHIAGATLIWWRRDINDSLTRDIVDKKQFEELMSKNGINPESEVILYGDFNNWFAAFAFWVFKYYGHKNIKIMNGGRKKWELEKKSYTTEEPKISPTNYAAQPPDEGLRAYLFDVRRALNRKEIGLVDVRSPKEFTGEITAPPEYPMEHAQRGGHVPGAQNIPWATAVNDADGTFKTVDELKQNYTPKGITPDKEIICYCRIGERSSHSWFVLKYLLGYPQVRNYDGSWTEWGNMIGNPVEK; this is encoded by the coding sequence ATGACTTACGCACATCCCGAAGTTCTAGTAGACACTGACTATGTGTCAAAAAATCCACCAAACACAAACCTGAAATTGGTAGAGGTTGACTATGACCCTGAAAACGGCTACAGAAAGGGCCACATTGCAGGAGCGACTCTGATATGGTGGAGGCGTGACATTAATGATTCACTAACTCGAGACATTGTGGATAAAAAACAATTCGAAGAATTAATGTCCAAAAACGGAATCAATCCGGAAAGCGAGGTAATTTTGTATGGTGACTTTAACAACTGGTTTGCGGCATTCGCATTTTGGGTTTTCAAGTATTACGGCCACAAGAATATCAAAATAATGAACGGCGGCCGCAAAAAATGGGAGCTAGAAAAAAAATCATACACTACAGAGGAACCAAAAATATCTCCAACTAACTATGCTGCACAGCCACCAGACGAAGGATTGCGCGCATATCTGTTTGATGTAAGACGCGCATTAAACAGAAAAGAAATCGGCCTAGTGGATGTGAGATCTCCAAAAGAATTCACCGGAGAAATCACTGCGCCACCGGAATATCCAATGGAGCATGCACAAAGAGGTGGACACGTGCCAGGCGCGCAAAATATTCCATGGGCCACTGCAGTAAATGATGCAGATGGTACATTCAAGACAGTGGATGAGCTAAAACAAAACTATACCCCAAAAGGAATAACTCCAGACAAGGAGATCATATGTTATTGCAGAATCGGCGAGCGCTCATCACATTCTTGGTTTGTCCTAAAGTATTTGCTTGGATACCCACAAGTTAGAAACTACGATGGTTCTTGGACCGAATGGGGCAACATGATTGGCAACCCAGTAGAAAAATAA
- a CDS encoding NAD(+)/NADH kinase: MKLNRVGIVSKFGSEESENAAKKVAKKFISSKAEVFTIAPVTVEGTKKVESVEDLNDKKLDLVVTLGGDGTTLRAFRSLTGEIPLLTINVGGNRGILSEITLDKIDTAISDIKSNKIWFDKRTRVVASAGGEEFPPALNEIYINRQNMTKTAEFEIKFQNDIVKHKMDGVMISTPSGSTGHSFSLGGPVLHESLDILIITPVAPVLRLLPSIVVPDEKIEVICSHDTNIVMDAQVIKMAGFEEPIVIKKHPKRAVFVRLKKRGLRQMSKLGV; the protein is encoded by the coding sequence TTGAAGCTTAATCGGGTAGGCATTGTGTCTAAATTTGGCTCTGAGGAATCCGAAAATGCCGCAAAAAAGGTGGCAAAAAAATTCATCTCGAGCAAAGCCGAAGTGTTCACAATAGCGCCAGTAACGGTAGAGGGAACTAAAAAGGTAGAATCAGTAGAGGATCTCAACGACAAAAAGCTTGACCTAGTAGTAACATTGGGTGGAGATGGTACTACCCTCCGAGCATTCAGAAGCCTTACCGGAGAGATTCCGCTTTTGACAATAAATGTTGGAGGAAATAGGGGGATTTTATCAGAGATAACACTGGACAAAATAGACACGGCGATTTCGGATATCAAATCAAACAAGATCTGGTTTGACAAGAGGACCCGCGTTGTGGCATCAGCCGGTGGAGAAGAGTTTCCGCCGGCACTAAATGAAATATACATCAACAGGCAAAACATGACCAAGACTGCAGAATTTGAGATTAAGTTCCAAAACGATATTGTCAAGCACAAAATGGACGGAGTCATGATCTCAACCCCAAGCGGCTCCACAGGGCACTCTTTTTCGCTTGGCGGTCCGGTATTGCACGAAAGCCTCGATATTTTGATAATCACTCCAGTTGCCCCGGTTCTCAGATTGTTGCCGTCAATTGTTGTGCCTGATGAGAAAATAGAAGTGATTTGCTCGCATGACACCAATATTGTAATGGATGCACAGGTGATCAAGATGGCCGGATTTGAGGAGCCGATTGTGATCAAAAAACACCCAA